A genomic window from Salvelinus namaycush isolate Seneca chromosome 5, SaNama_1.0, whole genome shotgun sequence includes:
- the tnip1 gene encoding TNFAIP3-interacting protein 1 isoform X6 codes for MEGKGPYRIYDPGGGEAKAREEGSSGGGGSYRLLLEENSVLRERMKGLKSLGDLLEESQWEASKLRQRVEELVRDNEALKSSTSSFATSLCMGGPVQTETQGQGKLHRQPSMDQRESQPCLSTGKALNHEQPSEGLSEFEVVNMEKTADTQTAGAGTGQLPQENQELTSQLQRLESSFSIFAEASNPNQLLAHLGRMAVEFHHLSSKVQKNEQRTSLLQTLCEQLRQENNELRKKMEEDLQYRNGDLELLRQENLKLKELVTGGGETAAESEGQPEAKEDVVKEETASVRSKMEVSTPQKQSGNATEKEKAPAKPCDPEAYEKKIKLLEKQRKDVLEVNKQWDVQWNSMKSQFEQKFEPPPKKNQITDLRQRLADSQKAVQELEAEREQRQRDYDKKLLLAKSKIENVQGEKECLNSETTELKQKVRYLQDQLLPLSKQREYQEKEIQRLNRALEEALNLHPPPSSQQPPVQGASGNHGDGPSNLRRQELLTQIAVLMEQVKIFEEDFRKERSDRERMNEEKEDLRRQVERLQGQMTNLTNQLHQAQNECQRERTERCKLERLQMQHHKQVAPGGGLDGWPIHPRIPTNPTVSAGSVAPPGRGDFPPLTTVRGNPWQQSFPQPRGSRGPGAGEGSRPPPENTDQSTATGFVKRERQNIDPGKH; via the exons ATGGAAGGAAAAGGGCCCTATCGTATCTATGACCCAGGCGGGGGCGAGGCTAAGGCCAGAGAGGAGGGCAGCAGCGGTGGAGGGGGAAGCTACAGACTACTACTGGAAGAGAACAGCGTGCTCAGAGAGAGGATGAAGGGACTCAAGAGCTTAG GAGACCTGTTGGAGGAGTCTCAGTGGGAGGCTTCTAAGTTGCGTCAGCGTGTAGAGGAGCTGGTCAGAGACAACGAGGCCCTGAAGTCTTCTACCTCCAGCTTCGCTACCAGTCTGTGTATGGGAGGACCTGTTCAGACTGAGACACAAG GTCAGGGGAAGCTTCACCGCCAGCCCAGTATggaccagagagagagtcagccgTGTCTCTCAACGGGGAAGGCCCTAAATCATGAACAGCCCAGC GAAGGTCTGTCAGAGTTTGAGGTGGTGAATATGGAGAAGACCGCCGATACCCAGACG GCTGGTGCAGGAACAGGGCAGCTACCTCAGGAGAACCAGGAGTTAACCAGCCAGCTGCAGCGTCTAGAAAGCTCATTTAGTATCTTTGCTGAGGCGTCCAACCCCAACCAGCTCCTAGCCCACCTGGGACGCATGGCCGTCGAGTTCCACCACCTCTCCTCCAAGGTCCAGAAGAACGAGCAGAGGACGTCCCTCCTACAG ACTCTTTGTGAGCAGCTCAGACAAGAGAACAACGAGCTGAGAAAGAAGATGGAGGAGGACCTTCAGTACAGAAACGGAGACTTGGAACTACTGAG ACAGGAGAACCTGAAGCTAAAAGAGCTGGTAACGGGAGGAGGAGAGACCGCAGCAGAGAGCGAGGGGCAGCCAGAAGCCAAAGAAGATGTGGTGAAAGAGGAAACTGCCAGCGTTAGATCCAAGATGGAGGTCAGCACACCACAGAAG CAGAGTGGGAAtgccacagagaaggagaaagCCCCGGCCAAGCCCTGTGACCCAGAGGCATACGAGAAGAAGATCAAGCTTCTAGAGAAGCAGAGGAAAGAT GTACTGGAAGTGAACAAGCAGTGGGATGTCCAGTGGAACTCGATGAAGTCACAGTTTGAACAGAAG TttgaaccccccccaaaaaaaaatcagATCACAGACCTGCGTCAGCGGCTGGCGGACTCCCAGAAGGCCGTGCAGGAGCTGGAGGCAGAGCGAGAACAGAGGCAGCGGGACTACGATAAGAAGCTGCTTCTCGCCAAGTCCAAGATCGAGAACGTACAG GGGGAGAAGGAGTGTCTGAACTCTGAGACCACAGAGTTGAAGCAGAAGGTTCGTTACCTGCAGGATCAGCTGCTGCCCCTCAGTAAACAGAGAGAGTACCAGGAGAAAGAGATACAGCGCCTCAACAGG GCTCTAGAGGAGGCCTTGAACCTgcaccctcccccctcctcccagcAGCCACCGGTCCAGGGCGCCAGTGGTAACCACGGTGACGGGCCTAGTAACTTGAGGAGGCAGGAGCTGCTCACCCAGATAGCAGTGTTAATGGAACAG GTGAAGATCTTTGAGGAGGACTTCAGGAAAGAGCGGAGCGACAGGGAACGAATGAACGAGGAAAAGGAGGACTtgaggagacaggtggagaggcTGCAGGGTCAGATGACCAACCTCACCAATCAG CTTCACCAGGCCCAGAatgagtgtcagagagagagaacagagagatgcaAGCTGGAGAGACTACAGATGCAGCATCATAAACAG GTGGCTCCAGGAGGAGGGCTGGACGGCTGGCCAATACACCCCAGGATACCCACCAACCCAACCGTTTCTGCCGGCAGCGTAGCGCCACCGGGACGTGGCGACTTCCCACCCCTCACAACGGTAAGG GGAAACCCGTGGCAGCAATCGTTCCCCCAGCCCAGAGGCTCCAGAGGACCCGGAGCAGGGGAAGGATCCAGGCCACCTCCAGAGAACACGG
- the tnip1 gene encoding TNFAIP3-interacting protein 1 isoform X5: MEGKGPYRIYDPGGGEAKAREEGSSGGGGSYRLLLEENSVLRERMKGLKSLGDLLEESQWEASKLRQRVEELVRDNEALKSSTSSFATSLCMGGPVQTETQGQGKLHRQPSMDQRESQPCLSTGKALNHEQPSEGLSEFEVVNMEKTADTQTAGAGTGQLPQENQELTSQLQRLESSFSIFAEASNPNQLLAHLGRMAVEFHHLSSKVQKNEQRTSLLQTLCEQLRQENNELRKKMEEDLQYRNGDLELLRQENLKLKELVTGGGETAAESEGQPEAKEDVVKEETASVRSKMEVSTPQKSGNATEKEKAPAKPCDPEAYEKKIKLLEKQRKDVLEVNKQWDVQWNSMKSQFEQKITDLRQRLADSQKAVQELEAEREQRQRDYDKKLLLAKSKIENVQGEKECLNSETTELKQKVRYLQDQLLPLSKQREYQEKEIQRLNRALEEALNLHPPPSSQQPPVQGASGNHGDGPSNLRRQELLTQIAVLMEQVKIFEEDFRKERSDRERMNEEKEDLRRQVERLQGQMTNLTNQLHQAQNECQRERTERCKLERLQMQHHKQGQQQQERRTSDPSSGTMNGPLSPPYCGPFVQVAPGGGLDGWPIHPRIPTNPTVSAGSVAPPGRGDFPPLTTVRGNPWQQSFPQPRGSRGPGAGEGSRPPPENTDQSTATGFVKRERQNIDPGKH; the protein is encoded by the exons ATGGAAGGAAAAGGGCCCTATCGTATCTATGACCCAGGCGGGGGCGAGGCTAAGGCCAGAGAGGAGGGCAGCAGCGGTGGAGGGGGAAGCTACAGACTACTACTGGAAGAGAACAGCGTGCTCAGAGAGAGGATGAAGGGACTCAAGAGCTTAG GAGACCTGTTGGAGGAGTCTCAGTGGGAGGCTTCTAAGTTGCGTCAGCGTGTAGAGGAGCTGGTCAGAGACAACGAGGCCCTGAAGTCTTCTACCTCCAGCTTCGCTACCAGTCTGTGTATGGGAGGACCTGTTCAGACTGAGACACAAG GTCAGGGGAAGCTTCACCGCCAGCCCAGTATggaccagagagagagtcagccgTGTCTCTCAACGGGGAAGGCCCTAAATCATGAACAGCCCAGC GAAGGTCTGTCAGAGTTTGAGGTGGTGAATATGGAGAAGACCGCCGATACCCAGACG GCTGGTGCAGGAACAGGGCAGCTACCTCAGGAGAACCAGGAGTTAACCAGCCAGCTGCAGCGTCTAGAAAGCTCATTTAGTATCTTTGCTGAGGCGTCCAACCCCAACCAGCTCCTAGCCCACCTGGGACGCATGGCCGTCGAGTTCCACCACCTCTCCTCCAAGGTCCAGAAGAACGAGCAGAGGACGTCCCTCCTACAG ACTCTTTGTGAGCAGCTCAGACAAGAGAACAACGAGCTGAGAAAGAAGATGGAGGAGGACCTTCAGTACAGAAACGGAGACTTGGAACTACTGAG ACAGGAGAACCTGAAGCTAAAAGAGCTGGTAACGGGAGGAGGAGAGACCGCAGCAGAGAGCGAGGGGCAGCCAGAAGCCAAAGAAGATGTGGTGAAAGAGGAAACTGCCAGCGTTAGATCCAAGATGGAGGTCAGCACACCACAGAAG AGTGGGAAtgccacagagaaggagaaagCCCCGGCCAAGCCCTGTGACCCAGAGGCATACGAGAAGAAGATCAAGCTTCTAGAGAAGCAGAGGAAAGAT GTACTGGAAGTGAACAAGCAGTGGGATGTCCAGTGGAACTCGATGAAGTCACAGTTTGAACAGAAG ATCACAGACCTGCGTCAGCGGCTGGCGGACTCCCAGAAGGCCGTGCAGGAGCTGGAGGCAGAGCGAGAACAGAGGCAGCGGGACTACGATAAGAAGCTGCTTCTCGCCAAGTCCAAGATCGAGAACGTACAG GGGGAGAAGGAGTGTCTGAACTCTGAGACCACAGAGTTGAAGCAGAAGGTTCGTTACCTGCAGGATCAGCTGCTGCCCCTCAGTAAACAGAGAGAGTACCAGGAGAAAGAGATACAGCGCCTCAACAGG GCTCTAGAGGAGGCCTTGAACCTgcaccctcccccctcctcccagcAGCCACCGGTCCAGGGCGCCAGTGGTAACCACGGTGACGGGCCTAGTAACTTGAGGAGGCAGGAGCTGCTCACCCAGATAGCAGTGTTAATGGAACAG GTGAAGATCTTTGAGGAGGACTTCAGGAAAGAGCGGAGCGACAGGGAACGAATGAACGAGGAAAAGGAGGACTtgaggagacaggtggagaggcTGCAGGGTCAGATGACCAACCTCACCAATCAG CTTCACCAGGCCCAGAatgagtgtcagagagagagaacagagagatgcaAGCTGGAGAGACTACAGATGCAGCATCATAAACAG ggccagcagcagcaggagaggcgtACCTCAGACCCCTCCTCAGGCACCATGAACGGCCCTCTGAGCCCTCCCTACTGTGGTCCCTTTGTGCAGGTGGCTCCAGGAGGAGGGCTGGACGGCTGGCCAATACACCCCAGGATACCCACCAACCCAACCGTTTCTGCCGGCAGCGTAGCGCCACCGGGACGTGGCGACTTCCCACCCCTCACAACGGTAAGG GGAAACCCGTGGCAGCAATCGTTCCCCCAGCCCAGAGGCTCCAGAGGACCCGGAGCAGGGGAAGGATCCAGGCCACCTCCAGAGAACACGG
- the tnip1 gene encoding TNFAIP3-interacting protein 1 isoform X2 translates to MEGKGPYRIYDPGGGEAKAREEGSSGGGGSYRLLLEENSVLRERMKGLKSLGDLLEESQWEASKLRQRVEELVRDNEALKSSTSSFATSLCMGGPVQTETQGQGKLHRQPSMDQRESQPCLSTGKALNHEQPSEGLSEFEVVNMEKTADTQTAGAGTGQLPQENQELTSQLQRLESSFSIFAEASNPNQLLAHLGRMAVEFHHLSSKVQKNEQRTSLLQTLCEQLRQENNELRKKMEEDLQYRNGDLELLRQENLKLKELVTGGGETAAESEGQPEAKEDVVKEETASVRSKMEVSTPQKSGNATEKEKAPAKPCDPEAYEKKIKLLEKQRKDVLEVNKQWDVQWNSMKSQFEQKFEPPPKKNQITDLRQRLADSQKAVQELEAEREQRQRDYDKKLLLAKSKIENVQGEKECLNSETTELKQKVRYLQDQLLPLSKQREYQEKEIQRLNRALEEALNLHPPPSSQQPPVQGASGNHGDGPSNLRRQELLTQIAVLMEQVKIFEEDFRKERSDRERMNEEKEDLRRQVERLQGQMTNLTNQLHQAQNECQRERTERCKLERLQMQHHKQGQQQQERRTSDPSSGTMNGPLSPPYCGPFVQVAPGGGLDGWPIHPRIPTNPTVSAGSVAPPGRGDFPPLTTVRGNPWQQSFPQPRGSRGPGAGEGSRPPPENTDQSTATGFVKRERQNIDPGKH, encoded by the exons ATGGAAGGAAAAGGGCCCTATCGTATCTATGACCCAGGCGGGGGCGAGGCTAAGGCCAGAGAGGAGGGCAGCAGCGGTGGAGGGGGAAGCTACAGACTACTACTGGAAGAGAACAGCGTGCTCAGAGAGAGGATGAAGGGACTCAAGAGCTTAG GAGACCTGTTGGAGGAGTCTCAGTGGGAGGCTTCTAAGTTGCGTCAGCGTGTAGAGGAGCTGGTCAGAGACAACGAGGCCCTGAAGTCTTCTACCTCCAGCTTCGCTACCAGTCTGTGTATGGGAGGACCTGTTCAGACTGAGACACAAG GTCAGGGGAAGCTTCACCGCCAGCCCAGTATggaccagagagagagtcagccgTGTCTCTCAACGGGGAAGGCCCTAAATCATGAACAGCCCAGC GAAGGTCTGTCAGAGTTTGAGGTGGTGAATATGGAGAAGACCGCCGATACCCAGACG GCTGGTGCAGGAACAGGGCAGCTACCTCAGGAGAACCAGGAGTTAACCAGCCAGCTGCAGCGTCTAGAAAGCTCATTTAGTATCTTTGCTGAGGCGTCCAACCCCAACCAGCTCCTAGCCCACCTGGGACGCATGGCCGTCGAGTTCCACCACCTCTCCTCCAAGGTCCAGAAGAACGAGCAGAGGACGTCCCTCCTACAG ACTCTTTGTGAGCAGCTCAGACAAGAGAACAACGAGCTGAGAAAGAAGATGGAGGAGGACCTTCAGTACAGAAACGGAGACTTGGAACTACTGAG ACAGGAGAACCTGAAGCTAAAAGAGCTGGTAACGGGAGGAGGAGAGACCGCAGCAGAGAGCGAGGGGCAGCCAGAAGCCAAAGAAGATGTGGTGAAAGAGGAAACTGCCAGCGTTAGATCCAAGATGGAGGTCAGCACACCACAGAAG AGTGGGAAtgccacagagaaggagaaagCCCCGGCCAAGCCCTGTGACCCAGAGGCATACGAGAAGAAGATCAAGCTTCTAGAGAAGCAGAGGAAAGAT GTACTGGAAGTGAACAAGCAGTGGGATGTCCAGTGGAACTCGATGAAGTCACAGTTTGAACAGAAG TttgaaccccccccaaaaaaaaatcagATCACAGACCTGCGTCAGCGGCTGGCGGACTCCCAGAAGGCCGTGCAGGAGCTGGAGGCAGAGCGAGAACAGAGGCAGCGGGACTACGATAAGAAGCTGCTTCTCGCCAAGTCCAAGATCGAGAACGTACAG GGGGAGAAGGAGTGTCTGAACTCTGAGACCACAGAGTTGAAGCAGAAGGTTCGTTACCTGCAGGATCAGCTGCTGCCCCTCAGTAAACAGAGAGAGTACCAGGAGAAAGAGATACAGCGCCTCAACAGG GCTCTAGAGGAGGCCTTGAACCTgcaccctcccccctcctcccagcAGCCACCGGTCCAGGGCGCCAGTGGTAACCACGGTGACGGGCCTAGTAACTTGAGGAGGCAGGAGCTGCTCACCCAGATAGCAGTGTTAATGGAACAG GTGAAGATCTTTGAGGAGGACTTCAGGAAAGAGCGGAGCGACAGGGAACGAATGAACGAGGAAAAGGAGGACTtgaggagacaggtggagaggcTGCAGGGTCAGATGACCAACCTCACCAATCAG CTTCACCAGGCCCAGAatgagtgtcagagagagagaacagagagatgcaAGCTGGAGAGACTACAGATGCAGCATCATAAACAG ggccagcagcagcaggagaggcgtACCTCAGACCCCTCCTCAGGCACCATGAACGGCCCTCTGAGCCCTCCCTACTGTGGTCCCTTTGTGCAGGTGGCTCCAGGAGGAGGGCTGGACGGCTGGCCAATACACCCCAGGATACCCACCAACCCAACCGTTTCTGCCGGCAGCGTAGCGCCACCGGGACGTGGCGACTTCCCACCCCTCACAACGGTAAGG GGAAACCCGTGGCAGCAATCGTTCCCCCAGCCCAGAGGCTCCAGAGGACCCGGAGCAGGGGAAGGATCCAGGCCACCTCCAGAGAACACGG
- the tnip1 gene encoding TNFAIP3-interacting protein 1 isoform X1 → MEGKGPYRIYDPGGGEAKAREEGSSGGGGSYRLLLEENSVLRERMKGLKSLGDLLEESQWEASKLRQRVEELVRDNEALKSSTSSFATSLCMGGPVQTETQGQGKLHRQPSMDQRESQPCLSTGKALNHEQPSEGLSEFEVVNMEKTADTQTAGAGTGQLPQENQELTSQLQRLESSFSIFAEASNPNQLLAHLGRMAVEFHHLSSKVQKNEQRTSLLQTLCEQLRQENNELRKKMEEDLQYRNGDLELLRQENLKLKELVTGGGETAAESEGQPEAKEDVVKEETASVRSKMEVSTPQKQSGNATEKEKAPAKPCDPEAYEKKIKLLEKQRKDVLEVNKQWDVQWNSMKSQFEQKFEPPPKKNQITDLRQRLADSQKAVQELEAEREQRQRDYDKKLLLAKSKIENVQGEKECLNSETTELKQKVRYLQDQLLPLSKQREYQEKEIQRLNRALEEALNLHPPPSSQQPPVQGASGNHGDGPSNLRRQELLTQIAVLMEQVKIFEEDFRKERSDRERMNEEKEDLRRQVERLQGQMTNLTNQLHQAQNECQRERTERCKLERLQMQHHKQGQQQQERRTSDPSSGTMNGPLSPPYCGPFVQVAPGGGLDGWPIHPRIPTNPTVSAGSVAPPGRGDFPPLTTVRGNPWQQSFPQPRGSRGPGAGEGSRPPPENTDQSTATGFVKRERQNIDPGKH, encoded by the exons ATGGAAGGAAAAGGGCCCTATCGTATCTATGACCCAGGCGGGGGCGAGGCTAAGGCCAGAGAGGAGGGCAGCAGCGGTGGAGGGGGAAGCTACAGACTACTACTGGAAGAGAACAGCGTGCTCAGAGAGAGGATGAAGGGACTCAAGAGCTTAG GAGACCTGTTGGAGGAGTCTCAGTGGGAGGCTTCTAAGTTGCGTCAGCGTGTAGAGGAGCTGGTCAGAGACAACGAGGCCCTGAAGTCTTCTACCTCCAGCTTCGCTACCAGTCTGTGTATGGGAGGACCTGTTCAGACTGAGACACAAG GTCAGGGGAAGCTTCACCGCCAGCCCAGTATggaccagagagagagtcagccgTGTCTCTCAACGGGGAAGGCCCTAAATCATGAACAGCCCAGC GAAGGTCTGTCAGAGTTTGAGGTGGTGAATATGGAGAAGACCGCCGATACCCAGACG GCTGGTGCAGGAACAGGGCAGCTACCTCAGGAGAACCAGGAGTTAACCAGCCAGCTGCAGCGTCTAGAAAGCTCATTTAGTATCTTTGCTGAGGCGTCCAACCCCAACCAGCTCCTAGCCCACCTGGGACGCATGGCCGTCGAGTTCCACCACCTCTCCTCCAAGGTCCAGAAGAACGAGCAGAGGACGTCCCTCCTACAG ACTCTTTGTGAGCAGCTCAGACAAGAGAACAACGAGCTGAGAAAGAAGATGGAGGAGGACCTTCAGTACAGAAACGGAGACTTGGAACTACTGAG ACAGGAGAACCTGAAGCTAAAAGAGCTGGTAACGGGAGGAGGAGAGACCGCAGCAGAGAGCGAGGGGCAGCCAGAAGCCAAAGAAGATGTGGTGAAAGAGGAAACTGCCAGCGTTAGATCCAAGATGGAGGTCAGCACACCACAGAAG CAGAGTGGGAAtgccacagagaaggagaaagCCCCGGCCAAGCCCTGTGACCCAGAGGCATACGAGAAGAAGATCAAGCTTCTAGAGAAGCAGAGGAAAGAT GTACTGGAAGTGAACAAGCAGTGGGATGTCCAGTGGAACTCGATGAAGTCACAGTTTGAACAGAAG TttgaaccccccccaaaaaaaaatcagATCACAGACCTGCGTCAGCGGCTGGCGGACTCCCAGAAGGCCGTGCAGGAGCTGGAGGCAGAGCGAGAACAGAGGCAGCGGGACTACGATAAGAAGCTGCTTCTCGCCAAGTCCAAGATCGAGAACGTACAG GGGGAGAAGGAGTGTCTGAACTCTGAGACCACAGAGTTGAAGCAGAAGGTTCGTTACCTGCAGGATCAGCTGCTGCCCCTCAGTAAACAGAGAGAGTACCAGGAGAAAGAGATACAGCGCCTCAACAGG GCTCTAGAGGAGGCCTTGAACCTgcaccctcccccctcctcccagcAGCCACCGGTCCAGGGCGCCAGTGGTAACCACGGTGACGGGCCTAGTAACTTGAGGAGGCAGGAGCTGCTCACCCAGATAGCAGTGTTAATGGAACAG GTGAAGATCTTTGAGGAGGACTTCAGGAAAGAGCGGAGCGACAGGGAACGAATGAACGAGGAAAAGGAGGACTtgaggagacaggtggagaggcTGCAGGGTCAGATGACCAACCTCACCAATCAG CTTCACCAGGCCCAGAatgagtgtcagagagagagaacagagagatgcaAGCTGGAGAGACTACAGATGCAGCATCATAAACAG ggccagcagcagcaggagaggcgtACCTCAGACCCCTCCTCAGGCACCATGAACGGCCCTCTGAGCCCTCCCTACTGTGGTCCCTTTGTGCAGGTGGCTCCAGGAGGAGGGCTGGACGGCTGGCCAATACACCCCAGGATACCCACCAACCCAACCGTTTCTGCCGGCAGCGTAGCGCCACCGGGACGTGGCGACTTCCCACCCCTCACAACGGTAAGG GGAAACCCGTGGCAGCAATCGTTCCCCCAGCCCAGAGGCTCCAGAGGACCCGGAGCAGGGGAAGGATCCAGGCCACCTCCAGAGAACACGG
- the tnip1 gene encoding TNFAIP3-interacting protein 1 isoform X3, which produces MEGKGPYRIYDPGGGEAKAREEGSSGGGGSYRLLLEENSVLRERMKGLKSLGDLLEESQWEASKLRQRVEELVRDNEALKSSTSSFATSLCMGGPVQTETQGQGKLHRQPSMDQRESQPCLSTGKALNHEQPSEGLSEFEVVNMEKTADTQTAGAGTGQLPQENQELTSQLQRLESSFSIFAEASNPNQLLAHLGRMAVEFHHLSSKVQKNEQRTSLLQTLCEQLRQENNELRKKMEEDLQYRNGDLELLRQENLKLKELVTGGGETAAESEGQPEAKEDVVKEETASVRSKMEVSTPQKQSGNATEKEKAPAKPCDPEAYEKKIKLLEKQRKDVLEVNKQWDVQWNSMKSQFEQKFEPPPKKNQITDLRQRLADSQKAVQELEAEREQRQRDYDKKLLLAKSKIENVQGEKECLNSETTELKQKVRYLQDQLLPLSKQREYQEKEIQRLNRALEEALNLHPPPSSQQPPVQGASGNHGDGPSNLRRQELLTQIAVLMEQVKIFEEDFRKERSDRERMNEEKEDLRRQVERLQGQMTNLTNQLHQAQNECQRERTERCKLERLQMQHHKQGQQQQERRTSDPSSGTMNGPLSPPYCGPFVQVAPGGGLDGWPIHPRIPTNPTVSAGSVAPPGRGDFPPLTTGNPWQQSFPQPRGSRGPGAGEGSRPPPENTDQSTATGFVKRERQNIDPGKH; this is translated from the exons ATGGAAGGAAAAGGGCCCTATCGTATCTATGACCCAGGCGGGGGCGAGGCTAAGGCCAGAGAGGAGGGCAGCAGCGGTGGAGGGGGAAGCTACAGACTACTACTGGAAGAGAACAGCGTGCTCAGAGAGAGGATGAAGGGACTCAAGAGCTTAG GAGACCTGTTGGAGGAGTCTCAGTGGGAGGCTTCTAAGTTGCGTCAGCGTGTAGAGGAGCTGGTCAGAGACAACGAGGCCCTGAAGTCTTCTACCTCCAGCTTCGCTACCAGTCTGTGTATGGGAGGACCTGTTCAGACTGAGACACAAG GTCAGGGGAAGCTTCACCGCCAGCCCAGTATggaccagagagagagtcagccgTGTCTCTCAACGGGGAAGGCCCTAAATCATGAACAGCCCAGC GAAGGTCTGTCAGAGTTTGAGGTGGTGAATATGGAGAAGACCGCCGATACCCAGACG GCTGGTGCAGGAACAGGGCAGCTACCTCAGGAGAACCAGGAGTTAACCAGCCAGCTGCAGCGTCTAGAAAGCTCATTTAGTATCTTTGCTGAGGCGTCCAACCCCAACCAGCTCCTAGCCCACCTGGGACGCATGGCCGTCGAGTTCCACCACCTCTCCTCCAAGGTCCAGAAGAACGAGCAGAGGACGTCCCTCCTACAG ACTCTTTGTGAGCAGCTCAGACAAGAGAACAACGAGCTGAGAAAGAAGATGGAGGAGGACCTTCAGTACAGAAACGGAGACTTGGAACTACTGAG ACAGGAGAACCTGAAGCTAAAAGAGCTGGTAACGGGAGGAGGAGAGACCGCAGCAGAGAGCGAGGGGCAGCCAGAAGCCAAAGAAGATGTGGTGAAAGAGGAAACTGCCAGCGTTAGATCCAAGATGGAGGTCAGCACACCACAGAAG CAGAGTGGGAAtgccacagagaaggagaaagCCCCGGCCAAGCCCTGTGACCCAGAGGCATACGAGAAGAAGATCAAGCTTCTAGAGAAGCAGAGGAAAGAT GTACTGGAAGTGAACAAGCAGTGGGATGTCCAGTGGAACTCGATGAAGTCACAGTTTGAACAGAAG TttgaaccccccccaaaaaaaaatcagATCACAGACCTGCGTCAGCGGCTGGCGGACTCCCAGAAGGCCGTGCAGGAGCTGGAGGCAGAGCGAGAACAGAGGCAGCGGGACTACGATAAGAAGCTGCTTCTCGCCAAGTCCAAGATCGAGAACGTACAG GGGGAGAAGGAGTGTCTGAACTCTGAGACCACAGAGTTGAAGCAGAAGGTTCGTTACCTGCAGGATCAGCTGCTGCCCCTCAGTAAACAGAGAGAGTACCAGGAGAAAGAGATACAGCGCCTCAACAGG GCTCTAGAGGAGGCCTTGAACCTgcaccctcccccctcctcccagcAGCCACCGGTCCAGGGCGCCAGTGGTAACCACGGTGACGGGCCTAGTAACTTGAGGAGGCAGGAGCTGCTCACCCAGATAGCAGTGTTAATGGAACAG GTGAAGATCTTTGAGGAGGACTTCAGGAAAGAGCGGAGCGACAGGGAACGAATGAACGAGGAAAAGGAGGACTtgaggagacaggtggagaggcTGCAGGGTCAGATGACCAACCTCACCAATCAG CTTCACCAGGCCCAGAatgagtgtcagagagagagaacagagagatgcaAGCTGGAGAGACTACAGATGCAGCATCATAAACAG ggccagcagcagcaggagaggcgtACCTCAGACCCCTCCTCAGGCACCATGAACGGCCCTCTGAGCCCTCCCTACTGTGGTCCCTTTGTGCAGGTGGCTCCAGGAGGAGGGCTGGACGGCTGGCCAATACACCCCAGGATACCCACCAACCCAACCGTTTCTGCCGGCAGCGTAGCGCCACCGGGACGTGGCGACTTCCCACCCCTCACAACG GGAAACCCGTGGCAGCAATCGTTCCCCCAGCCCAGAGGCTCCAGAGGACCCGGAGCAGGGGAAGGATCCAGGCCACCTCCAGAGAACACGG